From a region of the Nocardioides ginsengisegetis genome:
- the rpsI gene encoding 30S ribosomal protein S9, with protein MAETTESTEVEETFETNEQGVAYSSESAPSADAPARPATIAPAAATGRRKEAVARVRIVPGTGVWTVNGRTLDSYFPNKLHQQVVNEPFANLQLEGRFDVIARIHGGGITGQAGALRLGVARCLNAIDVEANRPSLKKAGLLTRDARVIERKKAGLKKARKAPQFSKR; from the coding sequence GTGGCTGAGACCACCGAAAGCACCGAGGTCGAGGAGACCTTCGAGACCAACGAGCAGGGCGTTGCCTACAGCTCCGAGAGCGCGCCGTCGGCCGACGCTCCCGCCCGCCCCGCGACCATCGCCCCCGCTGCGGCCACCGGCCGTCGCAAGGAGGCGGTCGCCCGCGTGCGCATCGTCCCCGGCACCGGCGTGTGGACCGTCAACGGACGCACCCTGGACTCCTACTTCCCGAACAAGCTGCACCAGCAGGTCGTGAACGAGCCGTTCGCGAACCTCCAGCTCGAGGGTCGTTTCGACGTCATCGCCCGCATCCACGGCGGTGGCATCACCGGTCAGGCCGGCGCCCTGCGCCTCGGCGTGGCCCGCTGCCTGAACGCCATCGACGTCGAGGCCAACCGTCCCTCGCTCAAGAAGGCCGGGCTGCTCACGCGTGACGCCCGCGTCATCGAGCGCAAGAAGGCCGGTCTCAAGAAGGCCCGCAAGGCGCCGCAGTTCAGCAAGCGCTAA
- the glmM gene encoding phosphoglucosamine mutase: MSPKLFGTDGVRGLANGVLTAELALDLSVAAARVLADRGEFEGHRPLAVVGRDTRISGQFLESAVVAGLASAGVDVLLLGVLPTPGVAHLTGSLGADLGVMLSASHNAMPDNGIKFLARGGLKLDDAIEAEIERHLHEDWDRPTGGSVGRVRPHPTAVDEYAAHLDQTITRPLTGLTVVLDCAEGAAFEAGPRALEAAGATVIAIHAEPDGLNINDGCGSTHLGPLQQAVLAHGADAGFALDGDADRCLAVDHEGNVVDGDQILAVLALALAESGRLVRNTVVATVMSNLGFVKAMKSAGLGVRQTKVGDRYVLEAMRVSGYSLGGEQSGHVIMSDFATTGDGILTALHVLERMAATGQSLQSLAGVVTRLPQVLVNVTDVDKSRTDEDAVVAAAVAEEEAALGDSGRILLRPSGTEPLVRVMVEAETQDEAQAVADRLADVVKRQLSLA, translated from the coding sequence ATGTCACCCAAACTCTTCGGCACGGACGGGGTCCGGGGCCTGGCCAACGGTGTTCTCACCGCTGAGCTGGCCCTGGACCTTTCCGTTGCCGCCGCCCGTGTCCTGGCCGACCGGGGCGAGTTCGAGGGCCACCGCCCGCTCGCCGTCGTCGGTCGGGACACGCGCATCTCCGGCCAGTTCCTCGAGTCGGCCGTCGTGGCCGGACTCGCCTCCGCGGGGGTCGACGTACTCCTCCTGGGGGTGCTGCCGACGCCCGGCGTCGCCCATCTGACCGGCTCGCTGGGCGCCGACCTCGGCGTGATGCTCTCGGCCTCGCACAACGCGATGCCCGACAACGGCATCAAGTTCCTCGCCCGTGGCGGGCTGAAGCTCGACGACGCCATCGAGGCCGAGATCGAGCGCCACCTCCACGAGGACTGGGACCGGCCCACCGGCGGGTCCGTGGGTCGGGTCCGCCCGCACCCCACGGCCGTCGACGAGTACGCCGCCCACCTCGACCAGACCATCACGCGGCCGCTGACCGGGCTGACCGTCGTCCTCGACTGCGCCGAGGGCGCGGCCTTCGAGGCCGGGCCGCGGGCCCTGGAGGCGGCCGGCGCCACGGTGATCGCCATCCACGCCGAGCCCGACGGCCTCAACATCAACGACGGGTGCGGCTCCACCCACCTCGGCCCGCTCCAGCAGGCGGTGCTCGCGCACGGCGCCGACGCCGGCTTCGCCCTCGACGGCGACGCCGACCGGTGCCTGGCGGTGGACCACGAGGGCAACGTCGTCGACGGCGACCAGATCCTCGCGGTCCTGGCGCTGGCCCTGGCCGAGAGCGGTCGGCTGGTCCGCAACACCGTCGTGGCCACCGTGATGAGCAACCTCGGTTTCGTGAAGGCGATGAAGTCCGCCGGGCTCGGGGTCCGCCAGACCAAGGTGGGGGACCGCTACGTGCTGGAGGCCATGCGGGTCTCGGGCTACTCCCTGGGCGGGGAGCAGAGCGGCCACGTGATCATGAGCGACTTCGCCACGACCGGCGACGGCATCCTGACGGCGCTGCACGTGCTCGAGCGGATGGCCGCGACCGGGCAGTCGCTGCAGTCGCTGGCCGGCGTCGTGACCCGGCTCCCGCAGGTGCTGGTGAACGTCACCGACGTCGACAAGAGCCGGACCGACGAGGACGCGGTCGTCGCGGCCGCCGTGGCCGAGGAGGAGGCGGCGCTGGGCGACAGCGGCCGCATCCTGCTGCGGCCCAGCGGCACCGAGCCGCTCGTGCGCGTGATGGTCGAGGCCGAGACGCAGGACGAGGCGCAGGCGGTCGCGGACCGGCTGGCCGACGTGGTCAAGCGCCAGCTGAGCCTGGCGTAA
- the alr gene encoding alanine racemase has protein sequence MTPARAEIVVDLAAVRHNVATLKAATGVAMMTVVKADGYGHGMAQVAAAARQGGADWLGVATIDEALALRAAGDTGPVLCWLGVPGEDYAAAIEADVDVTAYSVAELDEIRMAVVAVGRPARVQLKVDTGLSRGGAPADRWADVVAEARAGEDARIWTVTGIWSHFACSDEPEHPANDAQERAFRDALAVADEAGLRPEVRHLSNSAGALLRPSARFDLVRCGLASYGLDPAPGHTSDLGLVPAMTVRARLAMVKHVATGAGVSYGHTWVADHATTVGLVPVGYGDGVPRHASNVAETWVAGKRRPVRGRICMDQFVVDLGGELPPAGQDVVLFGTGRDGAPTAQDWAEACGTISYEIVTRIGGRMTRTYVDQEEPG, from the coding sequence ATGACCCCCGCACGCGCCGAGATCGTCGTCGACCTGGCGGCGGTGCGGCACAACGTGGCGACGCTGAAGGCGGCCACCGGGGTCGCCATGATGACCGTGGTGAAGGCCGACGGCTACGGCCACGGCATGGCGCAGGTCGCGGCCGCGGCCCGGCAGGGCGGCGCCGACTGGCTCGGCGTCGCGACGATCGACGAGGCCCTTGCGCTGCGCGCCGCCGGTGACACCGGTCCGGTGCTGTGCTGGCTGGGCGTGCCGGGCGAGGACTACGCCGCAGCGATCGAGGCGGACGTCGACGTGACCGCCTACTCCGTCGCCGAGCTCGACGAGATCCGGATGGCGGTGGTCGCCGTCGGCCGGCCGGCCCGGGTCCAGCTCAAGGTCGACACCGGCCTGTCCCGCGGCGGGGCGCCCGCCGACCGGTGGGCAGACGTCGTCGCGGAGGCCCGCGCGGGCGAGGACGCCCGGATCTGGACGGTCACCGGCATCTGGTCCCACTTCGCGTGCAGCGACGAGCCCGAGCACCCCGCCAACGACGCCCAGGAGCGGGCCTTCCGCGACGCGCTGGCGGTCGCCGACGAGGCCGGCCTGCGGCCCGAGGTGCGCCACCTGTCCAACTCCGCGGGCGCCCTGCTGCGGCCCTCGGCACGCTTCGACCTGGTCCGGTGTGGGCTCGCGTCCTATGGCCTTGACCCCGCGCCCGGCCACACCAGCGACCTCGGCCTCGTCCCCGCGATGACCGTGCGCGCCCGGCTCGCGATGGTCAAGCACGTCGCCACCGGCGCCGGCGTCTCCTACGGCCACACGTGGGTGGCCGACCACGCCACGACCGTCGGCCTGGTGCCGGTCGGCTACGGCGACGGCGTCCCGCGCCACGCCAGCAACGTCGCCGAGACCTGGGTGGCCGGCAAGCGCCGACCGGTCCGCGGCCGGATCTGCATGGACCAGTTCGTCGTCGACCTCGGGGGCGAGCTGCCCCCGGCCGGGCAGGACGTCGTCCTCTTCGGCACCGGCCGCGACGGCGCGCCCACCGCCCAGGACTGGGCCGAGGCCTGCGGCACCATCTCCTACGAGATCGTCACCCGCATCGGAGGCCGGATGACCCGCACGTACGTCGACCAGGAGGAGCCCGGATGA
- the coaA gene encoding type I pantothenate kinase, with the protein MSPHGGAPHGGPEDNGRETSPYIELDRSAWAALAQETENPLTPEEIARLRGLGEELSIEEVQEVYLPLSRLLSLYVESAGKLHRQQEDFLHRQTPPRTPFVIGLAGSVAVGKSTTARVLQQMLAHWPAHPNVALVTTDGFLYPNAELERRGILQRKGFPESYDRRALLRFVVDIKSGKDEVEAPTYSHLVYDVVPGEKITIKRPDIVIIEGLNVLQPARVREDGKTGLTLSDFFDFSVYVDAGTSHIRDWYVSRFLRLRETAFRDPGSYFSKYAALTEDEAVAEAERIWDTINGPNLTQNVLPTRSRATLVLRKDRDHSVRYIRVRKL; encoded by the coding sequence ATGTCTCCCCACGGCGGCGCCCCCCACGGTGGGCCCGAGGACAACGGCCGCGAGACGTCGCCGTACATCGAGCTGGACCGCTCGGCCTGGGCCGCGCTCGCCCAGGAGACCGAGAACCCCCTCACCCCCGAGGAGATCGCGCGGCTGCGCGGCCTCGGCGAGGAGCTGAGCATCGAGGAGGTGCAGGAGGTCTACCTCCCGCTGTCCCGGCTCCTCAGCCTGTACGTCGAGTCCGCGGGCAAGCTGCACCGCCAGCAGGAGGACTTCCTCCACCGCCAGACCCCGCCGCGCACCCCGTTCGTCATCGGCCTGGCCGGCTCCGTGGCCGTCGGCAAGTCCACGACGGCGCGCGTGCTGCAGCAGATGCTGGCCCACTGGCCGGCCCACCCCAACGTCGCGCTGGTGACCACCGACGGCTTCCTCTACCCCAACGCCGAGCTCGAGCGCCGCGGCATCCTGCAGCGCAAGGGCTTCCCGGAGTCCTACGACCGCCGGGCGCTGCTCCGCTTCGTCGTCGACATCAAGTCGGGCAAGGACGAGGTCGAAGCGCCGACCTACTCCCACCTCGTCTACGACGTGGTGCCCGGCGAGAAGATCACCATCAAGCGGCCCGACATCGTCATCATCGAGGGCCTCAACGTCCTCCAGCCCGCGCGCGTCCGCGAGGACGGCAAGACCGGCCTGACGCTGAGCGACTTCTTCGACTTCAGCGTGTACGTCGACGCCGGCACCAGCCACATCCGCGACTGGTACGTCTCCCGGTTCCTGCGCCTGCGCGAGACCGCCTTCCGCGACCCGGGCTCCTACTTCAGCAAGTACGCCGCCCTCACCGAGGACGAGGCGGTCGCGGAGGCCGAGCGCATCTGGGACACCATCAACGGCCCCAACCTCACCCAGAACGTCCTGCCGACCCGGTCCCGCGCGACCCTGGTGCTGCGCAAGGACCGCGACCACTCGGTGCGCTACATCCGGGTCAGGAAGCTCTGA
- a CDS encoding holo-ACP synthase: MPVIGVGIDVADLGRFEASLARTPGLRDRLFTPAERERPIASLAARFAAKEALAKALGAPTGMAWHDAEVVSESSGRPRFELRGTVLARASELGVVSVHLSLSHDAGIASAMVVLES; the protein is encoded by the coding sequence GTGCCCGTCATCGGCGTCGGGATCGACGTGGCCGACCTGGGTCGGTTCGAGGCGTCGCTGGCCCGCACCCCCGGCCTCCGCGACCGGCTGTTCACCCCGGCCGAGCGGGAGCGGCCGATCGCGTCCCTGGCCGCGCGCTTCGCGGCGAAGGAGGCGCTGGCCAAGGCCCTCGGCGCCCCCACTGGCATGGCCTGGCACGACGCCGAGGTGGTCTCGGAGTCGTCGGGGCGGCCGCGCTTCGAGCTGCGGGGGACCGTCCTCGCGCGGGCGTCCGAGCTGGGTGTCGTCTCGGTCCACCTGTCCCTCTCGCACGACGCCGGTATCGCGTCGGCCATGGTGGTCCTCGAGTCCTGA
- a CDS encoding NAD(P)H-hydrate epimerase yields the protein MRRAHTVEQVRAAEAVLLAELPEGALMQRAAAGLAYAVIDLLGSAYGRRVRLLVGSGDNGGDALYAGALLARRGAAVDAVLLSERVHEAGLAAFRAAGGRVVPPTERPGALSAARPEVVVDGIVGIGGRPGLRPDAVEALAACAGVPIVAVDVPSGVDVDTGELDGPHVEAAVTVTFGTHKVAHLVDPASRACGAVHLVDIGLDLPEAPVEALQAADVAQLIPRPDPDAHKYTRGVVGIRAGSAAYPGAGLLSVAGASTGLCGMVRYVGEVADRVREAHPEVVGEGRVQAWVVGSGGGESAGDALATARQDGVPLVVDADALAHVDGPLGVPAVLTPHAGELAAMTGADRAAIEVAPLAHVRRAAERYDAVVLLKGRHTLVATPAGRVRVTTTGLPWLATAGAGDVLGGLIGALLAAGLTPYDAASVGSWLHGAAATLASGGGPLVAGDVARLVPHVVRDLIGAGSGGWENRPL from the coding sequence ATGAGGCGCGCGCACACCGTCGAGCAGGTCCGGGCGGCCGAGGCCGTGCTGCTGGCCGAGCTGCCGGAGGGCGCGCTCATGCAGCGGGCCGCGGCCGGGCTCGCCTACGCGGTGATCGACCTGCTGGGATCGGCGTACGGTCGACGGGTGCGGCTGCTGGTGGGGTCGGGCGACAACGGCGGGGACGCCCTGTACGCCGGCGCGCTGCTCGCCCGGCGGGGTGCGGCCGTCGACGCGGTGCTGCTCTCCGAGCGGGTCCACGAGGCCGGCCTGGCGGCGTTCCGGGCCGCCGGCGGTCGGGTCGTGCCGCCCACCGAGCGCCCCGGCGCACTCTCAGCAGCACGACCCGAGGTGGTGGTGGACGGGATCGTCGGGATCGGCGGACGGCCCGGGCTCCGACCCGACGCGGTCGAGGCGCTGGCCGCGTGCGCGGGGGTGCCGATCGTCGCGGTCGACGTGCCGTCGGGGGTCGACGTCGACACCGGCGAGCTCGACGGACCGCACGTCGAGGCGGCGGTCACGGTCACCTTCGGGACGCACAAGGTCGCGCACCTGGTCGACCCGGCCAGCCGGGCCTGCGGGGCGGTCCACCTCGTCGACATCGGCCTCGACCTGCCCGAGGCGCCGGTCGAGGCGCTGCAGGCCGCCGACGTCGCCCAGCTGATCCCGCGTCCCGATCCGGACGCGCACAAGTACACCCGCGGCGTGGTGGGGATCCGCGCCGGCTCGGCCGCCTATCCGGGCGCGGGTCTGCTCAGTGTCGCCGGCGCCTCGACCGGGCTCTGCGGCATGGTCCGCTACGTCGGCGAGGTCGCCGACCGGGTCCGCGAGGCGCATCCCGAGGTCGTGGGGGAGGGTCGCGTCCAAGCCTGGGTCGTCGGGTCGGGCGGCGGCGAGAGCGCCGGCGACGCCCTCGCAACAGCACGCCAGGACGGCGTACCCCTCGTCGTCGACGCCGACGCCCTCGCCCACGTCGACGGCCCCCTCGGCGTCCCGGCGGTCCTGACCCCACACGCCGGCGAGCTGGCCGCGATGACCGGCGCCGACCGTGCCGCGATCGAGGTCGCCCCGCTCGCGCACGTCCGCCGCGCTGCCGAGCGGTACGACGCCGTGGTGCTGCTCAAGGGCCGCCACACGCTCGTCGCCACCCCCGCCGGCCGGGTCCGCGTGACCACGACCGGCCTGCCCTGGCTGGCCACCGCCGGCGCCGGCGACGTGCTCGGCGGGCTCATCGGCGCGCTGCTCGCCGCCGGCCTCACGCCGTACGACGCGGCGTCGGTCGGCTCCTGGCTGCACGGCGCCGCCGCGACCCTGGCGTCCGGCGGCGGACCGCTCGTCGCGGGCGACGTGGCGCGGCTGGTGCCGCACGTGGTGCGAGACCTGATCGGGGCCGGATCGGGCGGATGGGAGAATCGACCGCTATGA
- the rplM gene encoding 50S ribosomal protein L13, giving the protein MRTYSPKPADIQREWLVIDAEDVVLGRLAVQTANLLRGKHKAMFAPHVDTGDFVIIVNAEKVSLSGTKKTTKMAYRHSGYPGGLSATPIGEVLEKDARKAIEKAVWGMLPKNRLGRQMLKKLKVYSGPNHPHQAQKAVPFEISQVSQ; this is encoded by the coding sequence GTGCGTACGTACAGCCCCAAGCCCGCTGACATCCAGCGCGAATGGCTCGTGATCGACGCCGAGGACGTGGTCCTCGGCCGTCTCGCCGTCCAGACCGCCAACCTGCTGCGTGGCAAGCACAAGGCGATGTTCGCCCCCCACGTCGACACCGGTGACTTCGTCATCATCGTGAACGCCGAGAAGGTCTCCCTCTCCGGCACGAAGAAGACCACGAAGATGGCCTACCGCCACTCCGGTTACCCGGGCGGCCTCTCGGCCACCCCGATCGGCGAGGTCCTCGAGAAGGACGCCCGCAAGGCCATCGAGAAGGCCGTCTGGGGCATGCTCCCCAAGAACCGCCTCGGCCGCCAGATGCTGAAGAAGCTGAAGGTCTACTCGGGTCCGAACCACCCGCACCAGGCCCAGAAGGCCGTCCCTTTCGAGATCTCCCAGGTCTCCCAGTAA
- the glmS gene encoding glutamine--fructose-6-phosphate transaminase (isomerizing), translating to MCGIVGYVGEKQAQDVVVGGLRRLEYRGYDSAGIALVVGGSIASAKRAGKLANLEKAIVDSPLPESTAGIGHTRWATHGAPNDVNAHPHLGRTGRLALVHNGIIENFDVLRTGLEDAGHELESETDTEVAAHLLEIELGSGHDLTTAMQNVCRVLEGAFTLVAVDAEDPSCVVAARRNSPLVVGIGEGENFLGSDVAAFIEHTREALELGQDQVVTIRRSGVSVTGFDGTPAEGRRYHVDWDLSAAEKDGHDWFMRKEIHEQPRAVADSLLGRRDAAGLLHLDEMRLSDQDLRDVDKVIIIACGTSFYAGLVAKYAIEHWTRIPVEVELASEFRYRDPILTASTLVVAISQSGETADTLQAIRHARLQRSRVLAICNTNGSTIPRESDAVIYTHAGPEIGVASTKGFLTQLVACYLLALYLAQVKGTRYGDEIAEILDQLDRVPDQIQQVLDGAEAVYELARQHTETRSVLFLGRHAGYPVALEGALKLKELAYIHAEGFAAGELKHGPIALIEDGLPVLCVVPPQGRDQLRDKMISGIQEVRARGARTICLVEEGDDAIGPYADVLIRLPKVPVLLQPLVAVVPLQLFACELATAMGHDVDQPRNLAKSVTVE from the coding sequence ATGTGCGGAATCGTGGGCTACGTCGGTGAGAAGCAGGCACAGGACGTCGTGGTGGGGGGCCTGCGACGGCTGGAGTACCGCGGCTACGACTCCGCCGGCATCGCCCTCGTCGTCGGTGGCTCGATCGCCTCGGCCAAGCGCGCCGGCAAGCTGGCCAACCTGGAGAAGGCCATCGTGGACAGCCCGCTCCCGGAGTCCACGGCCGGCATCGGCCACACCCGCTGGGCCACCCACGGCGCGCCCAACGACGTCAACGCGCACCCCCACCTCGGCCGGACCGGCCGGCTTGCGCTGGTGCACAACGGGATCATCGAGAACTTCGACGTGCTGCGCACCGGCCTCGAGGACGCGGGGCACGAGCTGGAGTCCGAGACCGACACCGAGGTCGCCGCGCACCTGCTCGAGATCGAGCTCGGGTCCGGGCACGACCTGACCACCGCCATGCAGAACGTCTGCCGGGTGCTCGAGGGCGCCTTCACGCTGGTGGCGGTCGACGCCGAGGACCCGTCCTGCGTGGTGGCCGCGCGCCGCAACTCGCCGCTGGTCGTCGGGATCGGCGAGGGGGAGAACTTCCTCGGCTCGGACGTCGCCGCCTTCATCGAGCACACCCGCGAGGCGCTGGAGCTGGGCCAGGACCAGGTCGTCACGATCAGGCGCTCCGGGGTGTCGGTGACCGGTTTCGACGGCACCCCGGCCGAGGGCCGGCGCTACCACGTCGACTGGGACCTGTCGGCCGCCGAGAAGGACGGCCACGACTGGTTCATGCGCAAGGAGATCCACGAGCAGCCGCGGGCGGTCGCCGACTCGCTGCTGGGGCGCCGGGACGCCGCCGGACTGCTGCACCTCGACGAGATGCGGCTGTCCGACCAGGACCTGCGCGACGTCGACAAGGTCATCATCATCGCCTGCGGCACCTCGTTCTACGCCGGCCTCGTCGCGAAGTACGCCATCGAGCACTGGACCCGGATCCCGGTCGAGGTCGAGCTGGCCTCGGAGTTCCGCTACCGCGACCCGATCCTCACCGCCTCCACCCTCGTCGTCGCCATCAGCCAGTCCGGCGAGACCGCCGACACCCTGCAGGCGATCCGGCACGCGCGGCTCCAGCGCTCGCGGGTGCTGGCGATCTGCAACACCAACGGCTCGACGATCCCGCGGGAGTCCGACGCGGTGATCTACACCCACGCCGGCCCGGAGATCGGCGTCGCCTCGACCAAGGGCTTCCTGACCCAGCTGGTCGCCTGCTACCTGCTCGCGCTCTACCTCGCCCAGGTCAAGGGCACCCGCTACGGCGACGAGATCGCCGAGATCCTCGACCAGCTCGACCGCGTGCCGGACCAGATCCAGCAGGTGCTCGACGGGGCCGAGGCCGTCTATGAGCTGGCCCGCCAGCACACCGAGACCCGGTCGGTGCTGTTCCTGGGCCGGCACGCGGGCTACCCGGTCGCCCTCGAGGGGGCGCTGAAGCTCAAGGAGCTGGCCTACATCCACGCCGAGGGGTTCGCGGCCGGCGAGCTCAAGCACGGTCCCATCGCGCTGATCGAGGACGGACTGCCGGTCCTCTGCGTCGTACCTCCCCAGGGTCGGGACCAGCTGCGCGACAAGATGATCAGCGGCATCCAGGAGGTGCGGGCGCGCGGTGCCCGGACGATCTGCCTGGTCGAGGAGGGCGACGACGCCATCGGGCCGTACGCCGACGTGCTGATCCGGCTGCCGAAGGTGCCCGTGCTGCTGCAGCCGCTGGTGGCCGTCGTACCTCTCCAGCTGTTCGCCTGCGAGCTGGCCACCGCGATGGGCCACGACGTCGACCAGCCCCGCAACCTCGCCAAGTCCGTCACGGTGGAGTAG
- a CDS encoding alpha/beta fold hydrolase, with protein MSVRRRILGVAAGAFGVAAAGTAVGVARQRRVIARRGAGETFEFGSLRSKPRTVVADDGVPLHVEVDEHDDSGTAPRRGEPAQAPLTVVFCHGYALNLDCWHFQRAAYRGLVRTVFYDQRSHGRSGRSTLGHATIDQLAHDLKRIIDEVVPEGPIVLVGHSMGGMTIIAFAEHYPELFGDRIVGAGLISTTAGGLDPHRILFPMIPVPLGGELTHRVVATLARGHRAVDGLRRIGKAVATVVTDGFAFGDDVPASYVDFVDGMLSATPFEVVAEFFPSFRSLDKFHAVDVLGEIPTTIICGTADRLTSVGHSRKLQSLIDGASLLECEGAGHMVILERHDQVNAALDQLIAAAAATVELP; from the coding sequence ATGAGCGTCAGGCGCAGGATCCTGGGGGTGGCCGCGGGCGCGTTCGGCGTCGCGGCCGCCGGCACCGCCGTCGGGGTCGCCCGGCAGCGCCGGGTCATCGCGCGCCGCGGTGCGGGGGAGACCTTCGAGTTCGGGAGCCTGCGTTCCAAGCCGCGCACCGTCGTGGCCGACGACGGCGTCCCGCTGCACGTCGAGGTCGACGAGCACGACGACAGCGGCACCGCCCCGCGCCGCGGCGAGCCCGCGCAGGCGCCACTGACCGTCGTGTTCTGCCACGGCTACGCCCTCAACCTGGACTGCTGGCACTTCCAGCGCGCGGCCTACCGCGGGCTGGTCCGGACCGTCTTCTACGACCAGCGCTCACACGGCCGCTCGGGCCGCTCGACGCTGGGCCACGCCACCATCGACCAGCTCGCCCACGACCTCAAGCGGATCATCGACGAGGTCGTGCCCGAGGGCCCGATCGTGCTGGTCGGCCACTCGATGGGCGGCATGACGATCATCGCCTTCGCCGAGCACTACCCCGAGCTCTTCGGCGACCGGATCGTCGGCGCCGGCCTGATCTCCACCACGGCCGGCGGCCTCGACCCGCACCGCATCCTCTTCCCGATGATCCCGGTGCCGCTCGGCGGCGAGCTCACCCACCGGGTCGTCGCCACGCTGGCCCGCGGGCACCGCGCCGTCGACGGCCTGCGCCGGATCGGCAAGGCCGTGGCCACGGTGGTCACCGACGGGTTCGCGTTCGGCGACGACGTCCCGGCGTCGTACGTCGACTTCGTCGACGGCATGCTGTCCGCGACGCCGTTCGAGGTGGTCGCGGAGTTCTTCCCGAGCTTCCGGTCGCTCGACAAGTTCCACGCCGTGGACGTGCTGGGCGAGATCCCGACGACGATCATCTGCGGCACCGCCGACCGGCTCACCTCGGTCGGGCACAGCCGCAAGCTCCAGTCGCTCATCGACGGCGCGAGCCTCCTCGAGTGCGAGGGCGCCGGCCACATGGTCATCCTGGAGCGCCACGACCAGGTCAACGCGGCCCTCGACCAGCTCATCGCCGCGGCCGCGGCGACGGTGGAGCTGCCGTGA
- a CDS encoding GNAT family N-acetyltransferase, whose amino-acid sequence MTITIREITPQDPAALHAWWEVGAAASAERPFPAWASWEVSQVTWSQARTDIDQVFLLAEVDGRAVGAGRLVCFLTDNTHLADLEVYVAPAERRRGIGTALLTELEERAASAGRSTYFMSVPTPVDGDGAGVPFAAAHAYPVASREETKLVDLDDTAGWAALDADVAARLGDYRIEVFEDVTPDQWVDGVCTMLGAFIGEVPAGDLDLEAANWTPERLREHEARTRDTDRAWVVGVAVAPDGSLCGFTEVGVSRQDPRLGRIGGTLVLPGHRGHALGLGMKLATHRRVRELFPDCGSIETTNADVNAWMNAINERMGYRIVERLLDVQKKVRAS is encoded by the coding sequence GTGACCATCACGATCCGCGAGATCACGCCCCAGGACCCGGCCGCGCTGCACGCCTGGTGGGAGGTGGGGGCGGCCGCATCAGCGGAGCGGCCCTTCCCCGCGTGGGCCTCGTGGGAGGTGTCGCAGGTGACCTGGTCGCAGGCGCGGACGGACATCGACCAGGTGTTCCTCCTGGCGGAGGTGGACGGCCGCGCGGTCGGCGCCGGGCGGCTCGTGTGCTTCCTGACCGACAACACCCACCTCGCCGACCTGGAGGTGTACGTCGCCCCCGCCGAGCGCCGGCGGGGGATCGGGACCGCCCTGCTCACCGAGCTCGAGGAGCGGGCCGCGTCGGCCGGCCGCTCGACGTACTTCATGAGCGTGCCGACACCGGTGGACGGCGACGGTGCGGGCGTGCCGTTCGCGGCCGCGCACGCCTACCCGGTCGCGAGCCGCGAGGAGACCAAGCTCGTCGACCTCGACGACACGGCGGGGTGGGCGGCCCTGGACGCCGACGTCGCGGCCCGGCTCGGCGACTACCGGATCGAGGTCTTCGAGGACGTCACGCCCGACCAATGGGTCGACGGGGTCTGCACGATGCTGGGGGCGTTCATCGGCGAGGTCCCGGCGGGCGACCTCGACCTGGAGGCCGCGAACTGGACGCCCGAGCGGTTGCGCGAGCACGAGGCGCGGACGCGGGACACCGACCGGGCCTGGGTGGTGGGCGTGGCCGTGGCGCCGGACGGGTCGCTGTGCGGGTTCACCGAGGTGGGGGTCTCCCGCCAGGACCCGCGGCTGGGGCGGATCGGCGGCACGCTGGTGCTGCCCGGCCACCGCGGGCACGCCCTCGGGCTGGGCATGAAGCTGGCGACGCACCGCCGGGTGCGCGAGCTCTTCCCGGACTGCGGGTCGATCGAGACCACCAACGCCGACGTCAACGCCTGGATGAACGCGATCAACGAGCGGATGGGCTACCGGATCGTCGAGCGACTGCTGGACGTGCAGAAGAAGGTCAGAGCTTCCTGA